The Juglans regia cultivar Chandler chromosome 2, Walnut 2.0, whole genome shotgun sequence genome includes a window with the following:
- the LOC109014956 gene encoding uncharacterized protein LOC109014956 — translation MKPKESLSSFLVLTLFEFHFRIVGMASTLLQFLFLPNPPHLNHLFPSLNAQTSTNSSQSLVHSPSRKSFSIKCATSNSTPQPDFPSPSPSPTPTPTPTPTPTPTPSSDTLNKADSFPIERRRKSEIIHDRKSRTGLAMPEPPNFEIGWKRTKEINLEKPKGYVIADFLEKLEGLMGKEFGSTELLAKAGEIVAERAREEAEVLRDEGEVEERMITELFRVLRLMEMDLAMVKAAVKEDTLGERLEQAKARCRQAILVALSF, via the coding sequence ATGAAGCCAAAGGAGAGCTTATCTTCTTTCTTAGTTCTTACGCTGTTCGAGTTCCATTTCCGCATTGTTGGCATGGCGTCCACACTACTTCAGTTCCTTTTTCTTCCAAACCCTCCTCATCTAAACCACCTCTTCCCAAGCCTAAACGCCCAAACCTCCACCAACTCGTCACAATCACTCGTCCATAGCCCAAGCAGAAAGAGCTTCTCCATCAAATGTGCTACTTCTAACTCCACCCCGCAGCCTGACTTCCCATCCCCATCCCCATccccaactccaactccaactccgactccgactccgactccgactccaagtTCTGATACCCTCAACAAAGCGGACAGTTTCCCCATCGAAAGGCGAAGAAAATCTGAGATAATCCATGATCGAAAGTCGAGAACTGGCCTGGCAATGCCCGAGCCACCCAACTTTGAGATTGGTTGGAAGAGAACAAAGGAGATCAATTTGGAGAAGCCAAAAGGGTATGTCATAGCCGACTTTCTAGAGAAATTGGAGGGCCTAATGGGGAAAGAATTTGGGTCGACGGAGCTGCTGGCAAAAGCCGGAGAAATTGTGGCAGAGAGAGCCAGAGAAGAAGCAGAAGTGTTGAGAGATGAAGGAGAAGTGGAGGAGAGGATGATCACGGAGTTGTTCAGGGTGTTGAGACTGATGGAGATGGATTTGGCCATGGTAAAGGCTGCTGTCAAGGAGGATACATTGGGTGAGAGGCTTGAGCAGGCCAAGGCACGGTGCAGGCAAGCCATACTTGTAGCTCTCTCCTTTTGA
- the LOC108983540 gene encoding polycomb group protein FIE1, producing the protein MSKFALGCEPVVGSLTPSKKRDYRVTNRLQEGKRPLYAVVFNFIDSRYFNVFATVGGNRVTVYQCLEGGVIAVLQSYVDEDKDESFYTVSWACNVDGTPFIVAGGLNGIIRVIDAGSEKIHKSFVGHGDSINEIRTQPLKPSLVVSASKDESVRLWNIHTGICILIFAGAGGHRNEVLSVDFHPSDIYRIASCGMDNTVKIWSMKEFWTYVEKSFTWTDLPSKFPTKYVQFPVFIASVHSNYVDCNRWLGDFILSKSVDNEIVLWEPKTKDQSPGEGSVDILQKYPVPECDIWFIKFSCDFHYNAAAIGNREGKIFVWELQSSPPVLIAKLSHAQSKSPIRQTAMSFDGSTILSCCEDGTIWRWDAVSTS; encoded by the exons ATGTCAAAGTTCGCATTAGGGTGCGAGCCAGTGGTGGGCTCGCTCACCCCTTCGAAGAAGCGCGATTACAGAGTTACTAACAGGCTTCAAGAAGGCAAGCGTCCCCTCTACGCCGTCGTTTTCAACTTCATCGACTCCCGCTACTTCAACGTTTTCGCCACCGTCGGCGGCAATCGG GTGACTGTATACCAATGTCTCGAAGGAGGTGTTATAGCTGTCTTGCAGTCTTATGTCGATGAAGAT AAGGATGAGTCTTTCTACACTGTGAGCTGGGCATGCAACGTTGATGGAACTCCTTTTATAGTGGCTGGAGGACTCAATGGTATAATTCGTGTCATTGATGCTGGCAGTGAGAAAATACACAAG AGTTTTGTTGGCCATGGGGATTCAATAAATGAGATCAGGACCCAGCCACTGAAACCATCACTTGTGGTGTCTGCAAGCAAA GATGAATCAGTTCGTCTATGGAATATTCATACTGGAATATGCATTTTGATATTTGCTGGAGCTGGTGGTCATCGCAATGAAGTCTTGAGCGTA GACTTCCATCCTTCAGACATATATCGCATTGCAAGCTGTGGAATGGACAACACGGTAAAGATCTGGTCAATGAAAG AGTTCTGGACATACGTAGAGAAATCATTCACATGGACAGATCTCCCTTCCAAGTTCCCCACAAAATATGTTCAGTTTCCT GTGTTCATAGCTTCAGTTCATTCAAACTATGTTGATTGTAATAGGTGGCTTGGTGATTTTATCCTCTCAAAG AGTGTTGACAACGAAATTGTTTTATGGGAACCCAAAACGAAGGACCAGTCTCCTGGGGAG GGTTCAGTTGATATCCTTCAGAAATACCCTGTTCCAGAGTGCGACATATGGTTCATCAAGTTTTCCTGCGATTTTCATTATAATGCAGCTGCAATAG GGAATAGGGAAGGAAAGATCTTTGTTTGGGAATTGCAATCGAGCCCCCCTGTTCTTATTGCCAA GCTGTCGCATGCTCAATCAAAGTCTCCAATTAGACAAACAGCCATGTCCTTTGATGGAAG CACCATTCTCAGCTGCTGTGAAGATGGGACAATTTGGCGCTGGGATGCAGTGTCAACTTCTTGA
- the LOC108999666 gene encoding glutathione S-transferase T3-like translates to MDTPSEDDPFFTTLLQSGGEGCNDIPTYEQYSNVLVQTTPLHGEKRPPAKKVQRGASFTVEEDNVLVSGWLNISIDAIRGTDQKSTQMWDRISEFYHEYKKPNTVNRSIGSLINRWSMIQKCTNKFCAFLAQVESLHPSGATEQDKIEKAKIMYKEIEKSNFTLDHCWCLLRHQPKWQQHMISLNTRRRPHDKRPANEQSSEVVDNVVEENIERPPGKKAEKDNLRKRKAQQSCDADFNGALEKMTDDRRLFMAERRAQVTKSDQLRVAQLELDKRKFEAEMMSKDLSNMTVMQQAYFHNIQKKIYENSLNDEDLFDTSPSTPHGDV, encoded by the exons ATGGACACTCCATCTGAGGAtgatcccttcttcaccactcttTTACAAAGTGGAGGAGAAGGCTGTAATGACATTCCAACATATGAGCAATATTCTAATGTTTTGGTCCAAACAACTCCCCTTCACGGTGAAAAGAGGCCTCCggcaaaaaaagttcaaagaggtGCATCTTTCACTGTAGAGGAGGATAATGTACTTGTCTCCGGTTGGCTCAACATTAGTATTGATGCCATACGGGGTACTGATCAAAAATCCACTCAAATGTGGGACAGAATTTCTGAGTTTTATCACgagtataaaaaaccaaatactgTGAACCGTTCGATAGGGTCATTGATCAATCGTTGGTCCATGATCCAGAAATGCACAAacaagttttgtgcatttctaGCGCAAGTAGAATCATTGCACCCAAGTGGTGCGACCGAGCAAGATAAG attgaaaaagcaaaaataatgtACAAAGAGATAGAGAAATCTAACTTCACACTAGATCATTGTTGGTGTCTTTTGAGACACCAACCCAAATGGCAGCAACACATGATCTCATTGAATACGAGGAGAAGACCACATGATAAACGTCCAGCTAATGAGCAATCAAGTGAAGTTGTCGACAACGTTGTGGAGGAGAACATTGAGAGGCCTCCAGGCAAAAAAGCTGAGaaagataacttgaggaagcggAAGGCCCAACAATCATGTGATGCTGACTTCAACGGTGCGTTAGAAAAAATGACCGATGATAGACGACTGTTCATGGCCGAGAGGAGAGCACAAGTGACGAAGTCTGATCAACTTAGAGTTGCACAACTAGAACTTGATAAGAGAAAGTTTGAGGCGGAGATGATGAGTAAGGATCTTTCTAACATGACTGTCATGCAACAAGCATATTTCCATAATATTCAGAAGAAGATTTATGAGAACTCTTTGAATGACGAAGATCTGTTTGACACATCTCCATCCACACCTCATGGAGATGTGTAA